From the genome of Candidatus Eisenbacteria bacterium, one region includes:
- a CDS encoding OB-fold nucleic acid binding domain-containing protein: MSSRSTRIDALPGKVGQEVRLEGWLQNRRSSGKLEFLQVRDGSGVVQCVASKADLPEEVFARCAAVTQESAIAVTGSVREDKRAPSGVELTLLGLEVIAP, from the coding sequence ATGTCGTCCCGATCCACACGTATTGACGCGCTGCCCGGAAAGGTCGGACAGGAGGTCCGCCTCGAGGGCTGGCTCCAGAATCGCCGCTCGAGCGGGAAGCTCGAGTTCCTCCAGGTCCGCGACGGAAGCGGCGTCGTGCAGTGCGTCGCGTCGAAGGCCGATCTTCCCGAGGAGGTCTTCGCCCGCTGCGCCGCGGTCACGCAGGAATCCGCGATCGCCGTCACGGGCTCCGTGCGCGAGGACAAGCGCGCGCCCAGCGGGGTCGAGCTCACGCTCCTCGGGCTCGAGGTGATCGCCCC